The genomic region TATACCAAGTTACATTTATTTATTCTATTAAATATTATACACTCTTTATGGGAAAAAAAACTTGTCAGTTGTGAGTTTTTGATTTGTATACATACCATAATATAAGATCAATCAATCGGAAAGCAAAATGAATTACATTAAGAAATCTTGAATGTGAACAATCGCCCACGCTATAGTATATTCCCGACCACTATCTTCATAACGAGTTTGAATCATGCAACTCACAATGTGAAAATACAGGTTGGTAGGCAAAGAGGACCAATACAAATATAGTGTGTAACACCAAAATGATATAAACAAAAACACAATATTTTTTCATAAGCGAATAAGATTTCATGATTTAGCATGAACTGAAGAAAATCAAAATGGGGAAAAAGGAGAGTAATGTCAATATATGAAGAATACTAGGGATCCCAATGCCCACCTCCAAATGACACTCACACACACAAACAACTGATATACAATATGGCATATTAAGAAAGCAAAGACGAAGAATGGTGGAATACTTGAAAACGCAATAAGATTATGTGATTTTCCCTCAATGCATTTCCTTTTCAAGTATTCCACCACATGGTGTCTTTATTTTCTTCTTCATATCATTTGTTTGTGTGTGAGCGAGATTTGGACGTGGGATTGGAAttcctattaatttttatatattgacATTACTCTTCTTTTTTCATCATTTCAATTTTCTCTGGCTCATGGCAAATTACTAAATATTATTCACTTATGAAAAAATCATtaacaattatattatattattatatttcttttTGGTGTTTCAGACTATATATGTATTTGTCACCTTTGCCATTACCAACCTGGTATGTTTACACCTTAAGTTGCATGATGCAAACTGGTCGTGAATATATTACTGTGTGAGTGATCGTCCACAATCAAGATTTTTGCTCTCCGatagattattattatatttggGTATACACACACAACTTAAAAGCTCACAACTTACAACTTATTTTTCTCCGAAAAAGTGTATAATGTTGTTTGTTTTGTAGTGCAGGTGAGACATGTTTTGCTACTGAATGAGTCATATCTATTGTCAAATTTGAGATATCACTCTTTACATATTGTTTCCCTTCCTAAACGGACGGTCAAGATTATTACTTGTTCTCATTGAATTTGATTTCTTAAGAACACATTTTAGATATGTATAtaactagaaaaaatccgaccgcgcgttgctgctgttgtattcgacgcgcggtccaatttagatatacgatgtccgtttcgcgtatagttagtcgtgttgtatatgtatatatatgtatgtaatatagcccgaaatattttttttttttaacgatgtccgtttcgcgtatagttagtcgcgttgtgttcgtaaaattatttcgagttgaacggtggtctcggaaaaatttaactcgcaccgaacgtgaatatagggcccgttatttagtggttttttaacgatgtccgttttgcatatagttagtcccgttgggttcgtgagatttttccgagttgaacggtggcctcggaaaaatttaactcgcaccgagcgagaagatatggcccgttataaattcgggtggagtaaggttttttttattttaattaaattataaatttacgttttttacccctgaaaaaagtGTAAAGCTGAGGGTTGCTGTGTAATTTGTGAGAAAGTTGGAGGATCATGTGAACGCAAATATgtaagtataatataataatataatataatataatataatataatataataatataatataataatataatattctaGACACTTCGAATTTGCATTCATCTTAAGAACACACTTtagatatgtatataatattcTAGACACACTTCGGATTTGCATTCATCTTTTTATCTTGAAGGTTCTTAACAAACTATCAAGCTTTATTACTTGCGTGGGTATAGATAACGATAACCCCCATATTGTTGAACTACGTGTGGCAAATGCCTATTTGCCAAGTACAAGTAACACTATTTATATGGCAAGATATCGACTACACACATTTCAAAAAAATTCATATACATAATAAACCTCAAATACTTAAATACAAGAACTGACAACGTGCTTAACATTTAAGTGATAATATATTACCATTACATTAACCAAATACAGAGAAACTATAATTTATGTAAGTAATACCTACTGGTTATTACGTatcattttaacattttaattgcaacaaagaataaaaaaaaaaaaaaaagagttaccTTTTCGACCCCCACATGAAAGAACTATACTGTATTCAGGGTAATTTTGTATCTTTATGTATAAAAATGGTGATTTGTAAATTTAAAACTTTGTTATTATGTTATTCATTCATTTGCCTATGACATTATAAATGTATTGGGCCTTTATAGGCCCTTAATAAACTCGGGCTCAAACCACATAAGTAAAGCCCAATAAATGCTGGCACGTGTGATGTAATGAAGGTGTACCCGAAGCTACGACTGAAAATAAAATCAAAAAATTAAAATGTGGAGTTTAGTAGTAGCGTACACCTTCCGCCACTTCCCCAATTGAACAACCGCTCTCTTCCGTTATTCTTCCTCCACCGTCAACATCTCCGGCCGCCGTGCACCGTCACCTCTTCATCCTCGTGTAGTCTCTTAAGTGTGTTTTCTATCACGGGGAAATCGTTGTATCATACTATGGAGGTAATCTATTTTTTAAATGCATATTTATTTTGTCACCTGTAATGGATAGAATTGTTGTTCATGTTATTTTAGGTTTCAGTCTATTACTTAAATTTGTGTTCATATCATGCGAAATCAAATTCTTATCTATGCTAGTTTGTGTTCTGTTAGCTGTTTAGGCTCTTATAATTTATAGTGTAATACTGTAATGTAATTAAAAATTTGTAATGTGCTATTATTTGTAGCGTTTAGTTTTAACTATGTTGTGGAATGtatgtgatttatatcaatatatatacacCCTAAGTTCTGGAATGCATATGATTTAGGGCTGAATAGATATTACAGTTAAAATCAACTGAATATTAAGGAGCTATGAATCATGGTAGATCATACTAACTTTAACTAGTTAACGATTCATTACAATTGAACTGATGATCGGTGAACAAAGTTATGAATCATGGGAGATTGTACTGACTTTGACTAATTAAGATCAGATTGATGATAAAGTGCAGGATATCATGCAAGTTTAGAATGTTTTAACATGTTAAAATTGGCTGAGTAGCATACAGGATTTTGTGATTGATCGTCTTTATTTTATGACTTTTGACATCAAGATGTGTGAAGTTAACTTTAGAAACTTCAAGGGTCCATGATGTTTAATAAGCTGGTGTTATCTCTTCAAATGCTCGAATCTGAGTCGAACGAGTGTCTGAAATCGTCGTTTCGTCATATACAAGCTCGTCCCATCAGAATTATAATTTGCTTTAGTTAAAGTGACTAGTTGCTGATTTAGACATTCACGAACTACATGTCCTAAACCTTGGCGCTTATAACACATGTTATTGCTTTATGTGACGTTACTCACAAGTGTTTGGAGATTTAGTGGTCAGAACGATTGGGGATATGGTTTTATTAATCGTAGTAAAGCGATTACTTGTTGCTCTCCCTTTATTTCTAAGTTGTTTCTCACCTTTCAAGGCCAAGGGACACACATCCGAATAAGTCCAGTAAGGTTGAAGACTTTCAATACCGAATCTCGGGTATTAGTAAACCCAAAAACGCAATGGTAACTTGTACTTCTTCCTCAAACACCACACCTTGTTGAATTTGTGAATCATTTGTAGGATTTATTTGCACGATTCAAATTTTAACTTAATTACTAATTACATATGGGCTACGCGGTCACACAACAAACCTAAAATTCAAACGCTAGTTTCAGTAACTTCTAGCAATTTTATCTCTGTCTAAAAGCTTTAAGCGCATTTAACAAAACGAAGTTTTTTGTTAAATAGTACATAAAACCTAAAAGCTTCTAAAAACTCCTAAAAGCTCCGCACCAAACATAGACTTAGTTGGTAGTTTTTAGCTGGTATCTGTTGTTAGCTACCTGGTAGGTGGTAGCTTTTAACTTCTAGGTTTTTGTCATTTTACGCTTTGGTTAACAGATTCAGTCACTCTACCAAACACTAAATTATATCTACCAGCTATTAactaaactagtgaaatgacccgtagaaccacgagtgtgatgacccgaaaatttttgacttatttaaaccaattctctatacgatttattattttaacacgttaaacaaagtctgttagattgagtctcaaaattttagaactgttacatatatacaattacctttgactactctcgacgattcatgaacaattatatgtatgtatatatatatgtacaagtaaaaacgactttcctacagtaaaaattactttgctacagtaaaacacaattgctacagtaaaacactatttgctacagtgaaaccgtattttgctacagtgctacagtgaaaacgagtttgctacagtgatttgctacagtaacactatttgctacagtaaaacactatttgctaaagtaaaacactatttgctacagtaaaacactatttgctacagtaaacgctatttgatgtcgacgaactagcaaacaaaaacagaaaaggcggccatgcgatcgcatggcaaaaacactgaaaactcatgcgatcgcatgagctacagtaaatcgaaaagtactataaaaggtcagttttgctcgacgaaatatttcataaatatatatgtacgtaaattttataattttaattataattataattttaattttaagtttaataataataaagtatattcgagggtatttttaattcgggtttcaaaccgttttaaaataaggaaatattgggtattgttcggggtattgttcttgaatccaaggccaaccatacagtcatctaccatcattacgtctacgcaatttgcctacaatattgaatcgcaatattgaactgtgagtttatagtctccttttttaaatactttaaatatttttgggctgagaatatatgcaatttattttaaacgcgataagacacaagtacatactaaattctacactgagttaaaccgaaaatcccttagctttggtaactagtagctgccagtacataggatatggactggtgggcgcgaataattgtatatggatccatagggcttgacatccccgtccgagctagagcgctagccttttaacggacgtatgttatttgagtttaagacacgttggtttgcgtgtattaaaacgaatggggtaattatcactatagcgttaagtttagttaccagggtgctctgttacgtagaatctattgataaacttttgatgaaatcttgtggtctatctttatatatgtttatgactcgagcaattaaacctataactcaccaacattcgtgttgactttttagcatgttttattctcaggtccttagaatgcttccgctgtgatgtgcttgttgcctgcatggagtctctcatgctttgtacaaagtttattgcattcaaaataaaactgcgttgtgtaataaataattggactgtgatgtcaacctgtaaattaaagacttatgtatttcggggttttgcttatacctaagcacttgcccacatgtttataactttctatgtttagaaagtcacttattttaatgaatgcaatattttatcaaaacgtatcatatagaggtcaaaacctcactgtggaatcaatgattaacgtgccgcgtcaataacgattttgacgggtcgttacaacgagtttgtttaaacgaaacagtttaatgatatgttttaggtgtgaacgtaaatgctaaagtcatttagtttaatgacccgtgaaaccacagagtccgactaagaaactcgtcagctgaacatttcatcaaacacctaatatgcatattaaacaatccatatccaattataagagataatattggttgtgattttattttaaaagtataaattaaaataaatatttagaaTCGGTTTCCTTCTACCTAGCTTTAtatcttctcgtactcaattcaaaataattgattaaaataattcaaaatatttaattttaataattaaaaataattattaatatgatttaataataataattaattaataaaataataaattttaattttaatttgaaattATTTAGATTATAGACATCAcctaccatgcttagatttttttcttttttttttaatttcttttaaCAAAGAAATTAACCTAATAATAACAtaatcattatagaattttaatagaaactatagaaacTACCGGCTATCAGATAAAGGATGTGTTTGACTGACAAACTTATGAGAGCTTatattcttatatatttatatttaattataataaccAAAGTTTTAAAAGCATAGTTTAATAAAATTAGATTCTATTTAACATTAGAATTTTATCTattaattaaataaatgaaatttagttaattgatattgatataagATTACTGCCATTTGATTTGAGTTAAAGATAAatgatatttattatcattaaattaaCAATATCGATTTCTCAATTGAAACTTAAGGCCGAAATCATTGAGATAATATTGGAGTAAAGTAACTTTGACTTTACAAAGTTCTATATGATAAAAAGATCCTCTAATTTCTTGTTAATTAAagctgatcattattattatcaaaacaatgataataaaaaaacGCCACCTCTTGTGGAGTTGACAGCCGTGATACACTAAAACAAAATAAGAAGAGATATCATCTATTACGCTTGCTATTAGTATtcggaagaaagaaaaaaaaaaaaaaaaaaaaaaaaaaaacgttttttggcTTTTCAAATCGTTAACTCAAAACAATATTTTATACGGAGTATTTGTTTTGGGTTATACGGAATATTTCGACTGTTTTTGTTTGACGTGCTGTTTCCACACGTAGAGATGTTCTTCTTTAAACGCATGTTTCAACCGTCCGTACCTTGCCCCCTAAAGGTATATCTAACACACatctatctattatctattatacacggagtaatattataattatgctAAATTATTCCGCTGCTTTTTGCTATAATTATTTATTCAAAAATCGTTTTGACTACCGCTGATTTTCAACATGATCTCTTCAACCTGACATAGTTTTCTAAGACGGATTATGATAGTCCAAACACGCTCAATGTGGTTTTATATTGTTTGATTACGCATAAAgtgtataattaatatatgtacCAATTCTAtgcaagaaaagaagaaaagaacaacatttattttattaaaatacaaaacaTGTATAGCTTCTGAGGCATTGTACAAAACATGTATAGCTTCTTTTTATTAAATACTCTGTGACATTTAAAGACTCTTTTAAAAGAATGGTATTAAAGTCTTAATTCTTGCTTGTAGACTACCAATCAGACAAGTAATTAAGCTTAGTTTATGTTTCAACTCGATATTGTTTGATATATGCAAACAGCGATACTGGGCGGCTAATAGCATCAATAAGAATAAGAATACAGGCATGGTGGAGCATTTGCAACGTTATGGAATCATAAAGTCAAAAAGGGTGGCTGATGTAATCGAGACTGTCGACAGGGCATTGTTTGTTCCTGGTGGGTCCCCAGCTTATGAAGACAGTCCCATGCCAATAGGTTTTAATGTCACCATTTCCGCACCTCATATGCATGCTACTTGCCTTCAGTTACTGGAGAAAAATTTACAGCCCGGGATGCATGCTTTAGATGTTGGTTCAGGTATTCTGCTAAGTGTAAATGCGTGATGTTGAATTGAAATGATTTTATTGAATGTGGTTTGACTTTTTCTATCTGTTTGTTGAATTATGAAATCTTCGTAGGAACTGGGTACATGACTGCATGTTTTGCACGTATGGTTGGACCTCAGGGTCGTGCAATCGGTGTGGAGCATATTCCAGAGTTGGTCGCATTGTCGGTTAAGAATGTTGAAAAAAGTGCAGCTGCTTCATTACTTAAAGATGGATCTCTTGCATTACATGTTGGTGGTGAGTCATTACACTTTTACGCATTCATTATCCTACTACGGATTTATTTATGACTTTTTCCAGGTTGAAATGCGTAACTACTTTCCTCGATTGAtgaatttacttttttttttttttttttgatttattaTATGCTAATCCAAAAGCAACTGCCAAACATTATACCCGGCCTCGCTGTGATGTGCTCATCCGGAAGTCCAGGAAATCATCAGATACATGTAATGTGGCAATTTGGACCCATTTACCCTTAAAATTGGTCGAGACTCGAGGGTTGGTTATGTTGCATGTCTACAGTGTTAAATGGGTTATGGGTTTATGCTAAATAACTTATTAACGCAAATCGAAACAGGACAGATGAGTTGAAAGCCATCTGAAGGCTATTCAAATGCGTTAAtcctttttatataactatatttaagATTTAAGAATAAGATGGATTCTCAGTGTAATAATATAGTAGTTGCAGAATAATATTTACACGTAGTCCTAAGCAAGGTTGCAAAACTCGCTACTCGGGGAATACTCGTTCGGGACTTTGCGGGGAGTAATCGGGAATTAATCTAGGATTTATTGGATTAgaatttttatacatttaaatacagtAATAAATATCAAAATTGTATGTGTAAATGTAGAAGAAAACCATATACacaaacataaactttaacataattgtctaaaattataaACATAATCATTCATTTGTTCAAAAGCTTTGAAATTCTAGtataaattcatattaaaattttGACTTAGATTGACTTTGACCAATAAATCAGAACTTAACCTATTAATTGACATTAACCGATTAATTAAAAAGAGTTTATATAAGTGGATTGGTCTGTTCTTAAAAAAGAGTAATTaatcgggttttttttttttaccacaGTAGTCCTGTGTATATACAAACCAAATCTGGATCTTTAAATATCTGTGGTTAGGCCCAACCTTATCCGAACCAAGAAAAAAAAATTGCTAACATTGTTCATGGATTGGACTAAATATGAAAACACTGCTAAAGTTACTACCTGTAACCCAACTAGCCCAACCCACCTTTTTGAGACTTGTGTATTTTAGTTTGCTGATAGGCCTGTGCTTTGGTAATGTCTGAATACATTGTGTTTATGAAATTTGCATATATGATGTCAGATGGCAGAAAAGGGTGGCCTGAGTTTGCACCTTATGATGCTATTCATGTTGGGGCAGCAGCACCAGATATTCCTCAACCGCTTATCGATCAACTGAAGCCAGGTGGAAGGTTGGTGATCCCAGTTGGCAAAATATCTCAGGAATTGAAAGTTGTCGATAAAAATGAGGATGGTAATGTAACTGTGCGTACCGAGACTTCAGTACGATATGTACCGCTTACAAGTAGGGAAGCCCAGTTGCGTGGCTACTGACAGCACGTGAGGTTCGGTAATGCACATAAAAGCTCACATACATTGTAATTATTTTCGTTTATTATACGTACCGTTTTGGTTTTGCTTGTTAAGTGTACTATACAATATTGAACTATAAAGTTACCATACTGATAGGAATATTTGGAAGTTCACTAGAATTCAACTACTACAAGCTTTTTTGTTTCCTAAAACAAATCTCTATAACAGTGTATACCCAAGTTGAATCTCTATAACAGTGTATACTCGCTTGGGGGTGGTGTGGGGGTGGGgtggggggtgggggggggggggggggtggggggtAAGGGGGGTAAGAGGATTGTGTATGTCTTTTCCATGTttatagttgtatcttgtacttatcTCATATGTAATCTTTGCTATATATATTGAATGTGTACCTAGTCCACAAGTGGTGGATTGTAAAACTCACAACTACATTTCAAATACATAACAAACCCATAAACACATTTAAACAtggtttatcattattattaaacttctaAAACATGTACTAATGCATATTTTAAACACTTTTCCTTAGCATACATACGCATTAAAATGGTGTGGCTACAGCAACAAGAGGAACTTTTTTCCTAACTGTAAGACCAGGTTGTTCATTCATATCTAGACTATCTTCATCTTCATTAGGCAGTTTCCAATCAAACTTATGCAAAAGATTAGCCAACACGTTTTCATCCGTCGCCATTGCGAACGCAATCCCAGGACACCCTCTTCGTCCAGCACCAAACGGAATCAAATCAAAATCTTGCCCTTTGAAATCAATCGAACAATCCAAGAACCTCTCGGGTTGAAACTCATCTGGATCATCCCACACTTTAGGATCTCTTGCAATTGCCCATGCATTAATTATAACACGAGTTCCTTTTGGGACGTCATAGCCCATGACTTTAACGTCTTGGTTGGCAACTCGGGGAACTAGG from Rutidosis leptorrhynchoides isolate AG116_Rl617_1_P2 chromosome 9, CSIRO_AGI_Rlap_v1, whole genome shotgun sequence harbors:
- the LOC139867452 gene encoding protein-L-isoaspartate O-methyltransferase 2-like, whose amino-acid sequence is MVEHLQRYGIIKSKRVADVIETVDRALFVPGGSPAYEDSPMPIGFNVTISAPHMHATCLQLLEKNLQPGMHALDVGSGTGYMTACFARMVGPQGRAIGVEHIPELVALSVKNVEKSAAASLLKDGSLALHVGDGRKGWPEFAPYDAIHVGAAAPDIPQPLIDQLKPGGRLVIPVGKISQELKVVDKNEDGNVTVRTETSVRYVPLTSREAQLRGY